The Pseudomonas triclosanedens genome has a window encoding:
- a CDS encoding YajG family lipoprotein gives MLHRLLLSLIATASLTLTGCALSPQQLNPDPEFKGPVTAVGQGQPVVVKVVDGRASTALGTRGGLYSETSQLTVRSQDVIPKLQLQAETAVRLLGFTPSANAYNAPQLTLTLAELKYQSPKDGVYVTEADIGATFRVDVQNNQRRYSGRYGAALNQRFGMAPNQATNTKLVSDVLSDALNRVFKDPTIGQTLNQR, from the coding sequence ATGCTGCATCGCCTGTTGCTCAGCCTGATCGCTACCGCAAGCCTGACCCTTACCGGCTGCGCGCTCAGCCCGCAACAACTCAATCCGGACCCTGAGTTCAAGGGACCCGTCACTGCCGTTGGCCAGGGCCAGCCGGTGGTGGTCAAGGTCGTCGACGGTCGCGCCAGCACCGCGCTGGGTACTCGTGGCGGCCTGTACTCCGAAACCAGTCAGCTCACCGTGCGCAGCCAGGATGTCATTCCCAAGCTGCAGTTGCAGGCCGAGACTGCCGTTCGCCTGCTGGGCTTCACGCCTTCGGCCAACGCCTACAACGCTCCGCAACTGACCCTGACCCTGGCCGAACTGAAGTATCAGTCGCCCAAGGATGGCGTTTATGTGACCGAGGCCGACATTGGCGCGACCTTCCGGGTCGATGTGCAGAACAATCAGCGTCGCTACAGCGGCCGCTACGGCGCAGCACTGAACCAGCGTTTCGGCATGGCGCCGAACCAGGCTACCAATACCAAGCTGGTCAGCGATGTGCTCAGCGATGCGCTGAACCGTGTATTCAAGGACCCGACCATCGGCCAGACGCTGAACCAGCGCTGA
- the mqo gene encoding malate dehydrogenase (quinone) gives MAQNEIESMDVLLVGAGIMSATLAVLLKEVDPGVKLEIVELQESGAVESSNPWNNAGTGHAGLCELNYTPQAADGSIDIKKAVNINAQFEVSKQFWAYLTGKEAFGAPRNFINPVPHMSFVRGKDIPFLKKRHELLSQHHAFSSMEYTEDRTKIAEWAPLTMPGRPADEQVAMTRVESGTDVNFGALTNQLLGYLGSREGSTVRYFQKVVGLERIGDGWLVDIKNTQSGESRKIKAKFVFLGAGGGALPLLQMSGIPESKGFGGFPVSGQWLRCDNPEVVKHHQAKVYSQAEVGAPPMSVPHLDTRVVDGKKSLLFGPYAGFSTKFLRHGSFLDLPLSVRTSNLLPMLAVARDNMDLTRYLVKEVMQSMDQRIEALRKFYPELNPADWRLETAGQRVQIIKKDPKKGGILQFGTELVAAQDGSIAALLGASPGASVTVSIMLGLLERCFPERYKSAEWTAKLKEIFPAREKQLETDAALYREVNQMTADRLQIVAAS, from the coding sequence ATGGCGCAGAACGAAATCGAATCGATGGATGTGCTGCTGGTAGGCGCCGGCATCATGAGCGCAACCCTGGCTGTCCTGCTCAAGGAAGTCGATCCGGGCGTGAAGCTGGAGATCGTCGAACTGCAGGAGTCCGGAGCCGTCGAGAGTTCCAACCCCTGGAACAACGCCGGCACAGGCCACGCCGGTCTCTGCGAGCTGAACTACACCCCGCAGGCGGCCGACGGCTCGATCGACATCAAGAAGGCGGTGAACATCAACGCCCAGTTCGAGGTGTCCAAGCAGTTCTGGGCCTACCTGACCGGCAAGGAAGCCTTCGGCGCACCGCGCAACTTCATCAACCCCGTTCCGCACATGAGCTTCGTGCGCGGCAAGGATATTCCCTTCCTGAAGAAGCGTCATGAGCTGCTCAGCCAGCACCACGCTTTCTCCTCGATGGAATACACCGAGGACCGCACGAAGATCGCCGAGTGGGCACCGCTGACCATGCCGGGCCGCCCGGCCGACGAGCAGGTCGCGATGACCCGCGTGGAAAGCGGCACCGACGTCAACTTCGGCGCGCTGACCAACCAGCTGCTGGGCTACCTGGGCAGCCGCGAAGGCAGCACCGTTCGCTACTTCCAGAAGGTCGTCGGCCTCGAGCGCATCGGCGACGGCTGGCTGGTCGACATCAAGAACACCCAGTCCGGCGAGTCCCGCAAGATCAAGGCGAAGTTCGTCTTCCTCGGCGCCGGCGGCGGCGCGTTGCCGCTGCTGCAGATGTCCGGCATCCCGGAAAGCAAGGGCTTCGGCGGCTTCCCGGTCAGCGGCCAGTGGCTGCGCTGCGACAACCCCGAGGTGGTCAAGCACCACCAGGCCAAGGTCTACAGCCAGGCCGAGGTGGGCGCCCCGCCGATGTCCGTGCCGCACCTGGACACCCGTGTAGTCGATGGCAAGAAGTCCCTGCTGTTCGGACCCTACGCCGGTTTCTCCACCAAGTTCCTGCGCCACGGCTCGTTCCTCGACCTGCCGCTCTCGGTGCGCACCAGCAACCTGCTGCCGATGCTCGCCGTGGCTCGTGACAACATGGACCTCACCCGCTACCTGGTGAAGGAAGTCATGCAGTCCATGGACCAGCGCATCGAAGCCCTGCGCAAGTTCTACCCCGAGCTGAACCCGGCCGACTGGCGCCTCGAAACCGCCGGCCAGCGCGTGCAGATCATCAAGAAGGATCCGAAGAAAGGCGGCATCCTGCAGTTCGGCACCGAACTGGTGGCGGCGCAGGACGGCAGCATCGCAGCCCTGCTCGGCGCTTCGCCGGGCGCCTCGGTCACCGTGTCGATCATGCTGGGCCTGCTGGAGCGCTGCTTCCCCGAGCGCTACAAATCGGCCGAGTGGACCGCGAAGCTCAAAGAGATCTTCCCGGCCCGCGAGAAGCAACTGGAAACCGACGCCGCGCTATACCGCGAAGTCAACCAGATGACCGCCGACCGTCTGCAGATCGTCGCCGCATCCTGA
- a CDS encoding VOC family protein, translating to MQVQPYLFFHGRADEAIAFYQHAVGAQLNALMRYEEAPGPSPVPDGWLDKVMHASLRIGETDVFLSDGRGEHNAAFQGFSLHLALRSVVAAEQAFAALAEEGRVEMPLEKTFWAQRFGMLTDRFGVGWMVSCH from the coding sequence GTGCAAGTACAGCCCTATCTGTTTTTTCATGGTCGCGCCGATGAGGCCATTGCCTTCTACCAGCATGCGGTCGGTGCTCAGTTGAACGCGCTGATGCGTTATGAAGAAGCCCCCGGCCCCTCGCCAGTCCCGGATGGTTGGCTGGACAAGGTGATGCACGCCAGCCTGCGAATCGGCGAAACCGACGTGTTTCTCTCCGATGGGCGCGGCGAACACAATGCTGCCTTCCAGGGGTTTTCCCTGCATCTGGCACTGCGCAGCGTGGTCGCGGCGGAGCAGGCGTTCGCTGCGCTGGCGGAGGAGGGGCGGGTGGAGATGCCGCTGGAGAAGACTTTCTGGGCGCAACGCTTCGGCATGCTCACCGATCGTTTCGGCGTCGGCTGGATGGTCAGTTGTCACTGA
- a CDS encoding PA4642 family protein, with amino-acid sequence MRKDKKQVIGEEINDDAIKLFLGVEPADGTPPSLHKLVKAYRSLRIDDFERFIGFFVEAGYDLYAKDAKGQDFIALIQDQRQAEPYIEVIKAARG; translated from the coding sequence ATGCGTAAAGACAAGAAGCAGGTGATTGGCGAAGAAATCAACGACGACGCCATCAAGCTGTTCCTCGGCGTGGAACCGGCCGACGGGACTCCCCCGTCCCTGCACAAGCTGGTCAAGGCCTACCGCAGTCTGCGTATCGATGACTTCGAGCGCTTCATCGGCTTCTTCGTCGAGGCTGGTTACGACCTCTACGCCAAGGATGCCAAGGGCCAGGACTTCATTGCTCTGATTCAGGACCAGCGCCAGGCCGAGCCCTACATCGAGGTGATCAAGGCCGCTCGCGGCTGA
- a CDS encoding LysR family transcriptional regulator — MLHNVSDLDLRLLRIFACVVRCGGFSAAQGELGMGQSTISTHIASLETRLGYRLCERGKSGFRLTEKGERVLEYAQSLFAALGNFRDQAQSLAGRLVGELHMGLADNIATLPDARIHRALARLNRRDQDVRLHFLIESSSELERLVLNGRLHLAIACFSRRLPNLRYEALYHERVAVFCGREHPLYDKCVSDPGELERCNWIQHGYAVADVQLPADPQRSTAFAQHMEAVLHAVRAGTHLGYLPTHYAEHWVEQGEMRALLPDRLGYGITHSLVVRDEPGHNEALQALVEDLRLEHQAASINAAR; from the coding sequence ATGCTGCACAATGTTTCCGATCTCGACCTGCGCCTTCTGCGCATATTCGCCTGCGTCGTGCGCTGTGGCGGTTTCTCCGCCGCCCAGGGCGAGCTGGGCATGGGCCAGTCGACCATCAGCACGCATATCGCCAGCCTGGAAACGCGTCTCGGCTACCGCCTGTGCGAGCGCGGCAAGAGTGGGTTCCGCCTAACCGAAAAGGGCGAGCGAGTGCTCGAATATGCACAGTCCCTGTTCGCCGCACTGGGTAACTTCCGCGACCAGGCTCAATCGCTGGCCGGTCGACTGGTGGGCGAACTGCACATGGGCCTGGCGGACAATATCGCCACACTGCCAGATGCACGCATCCACCGGGCCCTGGCGCGCCTCAACCGCCGCGATCAGGACGTACGCCTGCATTTTCTCATCGAGTCATCCAGCGAACTGGAACGCCTGGTGCTCAATGGCCGCCTGCACCTGGCCATCGCCTGCTTCAGCCGACGCCTGCCAAACCTGCGCTACGAAGCCCTGTACCACGAGCGCGTAGCGGTGTTCTGCGGGCGTGAACATCCGCTCTACGACAAGTGCGTGAGCGACCCCGGCGAACTGGAGCGCTGCAACTGGATCCAGCACGGTTATGCGGTGGCCGATGTCCAATTGCCGGCCGATCCACAGCGCAGCACGGCTTTCGCCCAGCACATGGAAGCAGTGCTCCACGCGGTGCGCGCCGGCACGCACCTGGGCTACCTGCCGACCCACTATGCCGAACACTGGGTCGAGCAGGGCGAAATGCGCGCGCTACTACCCGACCGGCTCGGCTACGGCATCACACACAGCCTGGTGGTACGCGACGAACCCGGACATAACGAAGCGCTCCAGGCGCTGGTGGAAGACCTGCGCCTGGAGCACCAGGCCGCATCGATCAACGCGGCGCGGTAA
- a CDS encoding aldehyde dehydrogenase family protein translates to MSRLLYIDGQWQVADSGAVLRPIDPSTREALPEVACAGVSDVERAVTAARNAFSTWRLTSAAERAGYLRAFAEQLEARREALISLQMRASGKPRLEAEIDIGDAIATFSYYAELADQLDARQNAEVVLPDAGFRSLTRFEPIGVVGLIVPWNFPLVTSAWKVAPALAAGCTVVLKPSEITPLIELVLGEIADAIGLPAGVLNLVPGLADAGAALCSSPAIAKLSFTGSNAVGRKVMEAAATRTLPVGLELGGKSPILVFEDCDLDEAVQWIIAGIYWNAGQMCSATSRLLVQDSIADALLARLAAAVEGLRVGNPLLGETDMGPMTSQAQYRKVLDYFAVARDEGLECVAGGEAGEGWFIRPTVYVDVPAESRLWREEIFGPVLCVRRFSDEADALRQANDSDFALAATVCSADRDRAQRVAERLEAGHVWLNSPQVVFPQTSWGGGKRSGIGRELGPWGLSAFFDIKHITAPR, encoded by the coding sequence ATGTCTCGTCTCCTCTATATCGATGGCCAATGGCAGGTTGCCGACAGCGGCGCAGTCCTGCGCCCGATCGACCCATCCACCCGTGAAGCTTTGCCGGAAGTCGCCTGCGCTGGCGTTTCCGATGTCGAGCGTGCCGTGACGGCCGCGCGCAACGCCTTCTCTACCTGGCGCCTGACCAGTGCCGCCGAGCGCGCCGGCTACCTGCGTGCCTTCGCAGAACAGTTGGAAGCCCGCCGCGAAGCGCTTATCTCGCTGCAGATGCGGGCCAGCGGCAAGCCGCGCCTGGAAGCCGAGATCGATATCGGCGATGCCATCGCCACGTTCTCCTACTATGCCGAGCTGGCGGACCAACTGGATGCGCGACAGAACGCCGAGGTTGTGCTGCCGGACGCAGGCTTCCGCTCCCTGACCCGCTTCGAACCGATTGGCGTGGTCGGCCTGATCGTGCCGTGGAACTTCCCGCTGGTGACCAGCGCCTGGAAGGTCGCGCCGGCCCTGGCGGCGGGTTGCACCGTGGTGCTCAAGCCTTCGGAAATCACCCCGCTGATCGAACTGGTACTGGGCGAGATCGCCGATGCCATCGGGCTGCCTGCCGGTGTGCTGAATCTTGTGCCGGGTCTCGCCGATGCAGGCGCAGCGCTGTGTTCCAGCCCGGCCATCGCCAAGCTTTCTTTCACCGGCAGCAACGCGGTGGGCCGCAAGGTGATGGAGGCCGCCGCGACACGCACGCTGCCGGTCGGCCTGGAGCTGGGGGGCAAATCGCCGATCCTGGTGTTCGAGGACTGCGACCTGGACGAAGCGGTGCAGTGGATCATCGCCGGTATCTACTGGAATGCTGGGCAGATGTGCTCCGCCACATCGCGGCTGCTGGTGCAGGACTCCATCGCCGATGCTTTGCTGGCGAGGCTTGCGGCCGCGGTAGAAGGGCTGCGCGTTGGCAATCCGCTGCTGGGCGAAACCGACATGGGGCCGATGACCAGCCAGGCGCAGTACCGCAAGGTGCTCGATTACTTCGCGGTAGCCCGCGACGAGGGGCTGGAGTGTGTCGCGGGTGGCGAGGCGGGAGAGGGCTGGTTCATCCGCCCGACCGTCTATGTAGACGTACCGGCGGAAAGCCGCCTTTGGCGCGAGGAAATCTTCGGCCCGGTACTTTGCGTGCGCCGCTTCAGCGACGAGGCGGATGCACTGCGTCAGGCCAACGACAGCGATTTCGCCCTGGCGGCGACCGTCTGCAGCGCTGACCGGGACCGTGCCCAGCGGGTCGCCGAGCGGCTGGAGGCGGGCCATGTCTGGCTGAACTCGCCGCAGGTCGTGTTCCCTCAGACTTCCTGGGGCGGGGGCAAGCGCAGCGGTATCGGGCGCGAGCTTGGCCCGTGGGGCCTGTCGGCGTTCTTCGACATCAAGCACATTACCGCGCCGCGTTGA
- a CDS encoding WbuC family cupin fold metalloprotein, producing MSGPRFLDDALFDEVAAKAAANPRRRQNHNFHDLAEPCHRLLNALQPDSYIPPHCHRHPDKAESLLVVKGALGLLIFSETGELLATRELRVGGECIGVDLPPGTFHAILALEPDSVMFEAKAGPFLPLAEDERGQWAPREGEPGAVEYLAWMRSQFPA from the coding sequence ATGAGTGGCCCGCGCTTCCTCGATGACGCACTGTTCGATGAGGTTGCCGCCAAGGCCGCCGCCAATCCCCGGCGGCGGCAGAACCACAATTTTCACGATCTCGCTGAGCCCTGCCACCGTTTGCTCAACGCGCTGCAACCGGACAGCTATATCCCGCCGCATTGCCACCGCCACCCCGACAAGGCCGAGAGCCTGCTGGTGGTAAAGGGCGCGCTGGGGCTGCTGATCTTCTCCGAGACTGGCGAGTTGCTGGCGACCCGCGAGTTGCGTGTCGGCGGAGAGTGCATCGGCGTCGATCTGCCGCCGGGCACCTTCCATGCCATCCTGGCGCTGGAACCGGACAGCGTGATGTTCGAAGCCAAGGCCGGCCCATTCCTGCCGCTGGCCGAGGACGAGCGTGGCCAGTGGGCACCGCGTGAGGGCGAGCCGGGTGCGGTGGAATACCTGGCCTGGATGCGTTCGCAGTTCCCCGCCTGA
- a CDS encoding hypoxanthine-guanine phosphoribosyltransferase → MSVDLAHIRQVMAEADCLYTNAEVEAAIARVAEAINGSLAEANPVVFCVMNGGLIFSGKLLPLLNFPLEASYLHATRYRNETTGGELFWKAKPEISFIDREVLIIDDILDEGHTLSAIIDFCKHAGAKRVHTAVLIDKDHDRKARPDLKADYVGLSCVDRYIFGYGMDYKGYWRNAAGIFAVKGL, encoded by the coding sequence ATGTCCGTCGATCTCGCGCACATCCGCCAAGTCATGGCCGAAGCCGACTGCCTTTACACAAATGCCGAGGTCGAGGCCGCTATCGCCCGTGTGGCAGAGGCCATCAATGGTTCGCTGGCCGAGGCCAACCCGGTTGTATTCTGTGTGATGAACGGCGGCCTGATCTTCTCTGGCAAGCTGCTTCCTCTGCTGAACTTCCCGCTGGAGGCGTCCTACCTGCATGCGACCCGTTACCGCAACGAGACCACTGGTGGCGAGTTGTTCTGGAAGGCCAAGCCGGAAATCTCCTTCATCGACCGCGAAGTACTGATCATCGACGACATCCTCGACGAAGGGCATACCCTCTCGGCGATCATCGACTTCTGCAAGCATGCCGGCGCCAAGCGCGTGCACACTGCCGTGCTGATCGACAAGGACCATGATCGCAAGGCCCGCCCGGACCTTAAGGCCGACTATGTCGGATTGTCCTGCGTCGATCGCTACATCTTCGGCTACGGCATGGACTACAAGGGCTACTGGCGCAACGCCGCCGGCATCTTCGCGGTCAAGGGGCTCTGA
- the upp gene encoding uracil phosphoribosyltransferase, whose translation MPVLEIRHPLIRHKIGLMRRHDISTKNFRELAQEVGALLTYEATKDLPLENYEIEGWAGAVQVEKIAGKKITVVPILRAGIGMLDGVLSLIPGAKVSAVGVARNEETLEAHTYLEKLAPDIAERRSLIIDPMLATGGSMVATIDLLKRAGCKEIRAMVLVAAPEGIKAVNDAHPDVLIYTASIDERLNENGYIMPGLGDAGDKIFGTKQKDT comes from the coding sequence ATGCCCGTACTCGAGATCCGCCACCCCCTGATCCGCCACAAGATCGGTCTGATGCGCCGCCATGACATCAGCACCAAGAATTTCCGTGAGCTGGCCCAGGAAGTAGGTGCCCTGCTGACCTACGAAGCGACCAAGGACCTGCCGCTGGAGAACTACGAGATCGAGGGCTGGGCCGGTGCCGTACAGGTGGAAAAGATCGCCGGCAAGAAGATCACCGTAGTACCGATCCTGCGCGCCGGCATCGGCATGCTGGACGGCGTGCTCAGCCTGATTCCGGGCGCCAAGGTCAGCGCCGTGGGCGTTGCACGCAACGAGGAAACCCTGGAGGCGCACACCTACCTGGAAAAGCTGGCGCCGGACATCGCCGAGCGCCGCTCGCTCATCATCGACCCAATGCTGGCAACCGGCGGTTCGATGGTCGCGACCATCGACCTGCTCAAGCGCGCCGGCTGCAAGGAAATCCGCGCAATGGTGCTGGTGGCGGCGCCAGAAGGGATCAAGGCGGTCAACGATGCGCATCCGGACGTGCTCATCTATACCGCTTCGATCGACGAGCGCCTCAACGAGAACGGCTACATCATGCCCGGCCTCGGCGATGCCGGTGACAAGATCTTCGGCACCAAGCAGAAGGACACCTGA
- a CDS encoding uracil-xanthine permease family protein: MADEFNDPLWRQIVSGAQMLFVAFGALVLMPLITGLDPNVALFTAGFGTLMFQIVTGRQVPVFLASSFAFITPIILAKGQFGLAATMGGVVAAGFVYTFLGLAVKIKGTGFIDRLLPPVVIGPVIISIGLAMAPIAANMAMGKAGDGTELIPYKTAMLISMPALVTTLIVAVFGKGMLRLVPIISGVLVGYALSFVFGVVDVAKIAAAPWLELPKFTAPEFNWQAILFIVPVALAPAIEHIGGVIAVGGVTGKNYLKTPGLHRTLLGDGIATSTAGLFGGPPNTTYAEVTGAVMLTKNYNPKIMTWAAIFAIGLAFIGKFGAILQSIPVPVMGGILCLLFGTIASVGMNTLIRHKVDLSQARNLCIVSVTLVFGIGGVLIGTGTGPDDFGLKGIALCAIVAIALNLILPGEEGWQNKALEEGAREKSAE, from the coding sequence ATGGCCGATGAATTCAACGATCCGCTGTGGCGCCAGATCGTCTCTGGCGCGCAGATGCTCTTCGTGGCCTTCGGCGCGCTGGTGCTGATGCCGCTGATCACCGGCCTGGACCCCAACGTCGCGCTGTTTACCGCGGGCTTCGGCACCCTGATGTTCCAGATCGTCACTGGCCGCCAGGTGCCGGTATTCCTGGCCTCCAGCTTCGCCTTCATCACCCCGATCATTCTCGCCAAGGGCCAGTTCGGCCTGGCCGCGACAATGGGCGGCGTGGTGGCGGCAGGCTTCGTCTACACCTTCCTGGGCCTGGCGGTGAAGATCAAGGGCACCGGTTTCATCGACCGCCTGCTGCCACCGGTGGTGATCGGCCCGGTGATCATCTCCATTGGCCTGGCGATGGCGCCGATCGCCGCCAACATGGCGATGGGCAAGGCAGGTGACGGTACCGAACTGATCCCCTACAAGACAGCCATGCTGATCTCCATGCCAGCGCTGGTTACCACGCTGATCGTGGCAGTGTTCGGCAAGGGCATGCTGCGCCTCGTGCCGATCATCTCCGGCGTGCTCGTGGGCTATGCGCTGTCCTTCGTATTCGGCGTGGTAGATGTGGCGAAGATCGCCGCAGCTCCCTGGCTGGAGCTGCCGAAGTTCACCGCCCCCGAGTTCAACTGGCAGGCCATCCTGTTCATCGTCCCGGTGGCGCTGGCTCCGGCCATCGAACACATCGGCGGCGTGATCGCCGTCGGCGGCGTGACCGGCAAGAACTACCTTAAGACCCCGGGCCTGCACCGCACCCTGCTGGGCGACGGCATCGCCACCTCCACCGCGGGCCTGTTCGGCGGCCCGCCGAACACAACCTACGCGGAAGTGACCGGCGCGGTGATGCTGACCAAGAACTACAACCCGAAGATCATGACCTGGGCGGCAATATTCGCCATTGGTCTCGCGTTCATCGGCAAGTTCGGCGCCATCCTGCAGAGCATTCCGGTACCGGTGATGGGCGGTATTCTCTGCCTGCTGTTCGGCACAATCGCCTCGGTGGGCATGAACACCCTGATCCGCCACAAGGTAGATCTGTCCCAGGCGCGCAACCTGTGCATCGTTTCGGTCACGCTGGTGTTCGGCATCGGCGGCGTACTGATCGGCACCGGCACCGGCCCGGACGACTTCGGCCTGAAAGGCATCGCCCTGTGCGCTATCGTCGCCATCGCGCTCAACCTGATCCTTCCCGGCGAGGAAGGCTGGCAGAACAAGGCGCTGGAAGAAGGCGCCAGAGAGAAATCGGCCGAGTGA
- a CDS encoding lysylphosphatidylglycerol synthase transmembrane domain-containing protein — MSRAWWLLLGLVGASLIPLALGGREMLDQVLEFPLDSLLIMFGMICLCWLINAQKLRVLLNGRAGEIGQAQSVGIIMASEFAFYATPGGTGGPLTLMALLARHGMRPAQSSAIFAVDQLSDLLFFLCALAAVLVFTLSHSVSPNLEMSLITSGVLLGGLFFGVVLLARFQRRVIRANGRLLRRLGMKSRARLHWARKLLHFRDTLLSSLRQPRRRLALIFFLTCCHWTLRFSVLYLVLSAMNVDLHWAWTFLIQLISLAAGLAMLLPGGAGGTELTSAALLAPLVGKSTAAAAILIWRVVTYYFYLVMGAPVFALLAGRPLLRKLMGARESA; from the coding sequence ATGAGTCGCGCCTGGTGGCTGCTGCTCGGCCTGGTCGGTGCCTCGCTGATCCCTCTCGCCCTAGGCGGCAGGGAAATGCTCGACCAGGTGCTGGAGTTTCCTCTCGACAGCCTGCTGATCATGTTCGGCATGATCTGCCTGTGCTGGCTGATCAACGCGCAGAAACTACGCGTGCTGCTCAATGGCCGTGCCGGTGAAATCGGCCAGGCCCAGTCCGTCGGCATCATCATGGCCTCCGAGTTCGCCTTCTACGCCACGCCCGGCGGCACCGGCGGCCCGCTTACACTGATGGCACTATTGGCACGGCACGGCATGCGTCCGGCACAGAGCAGCGCGATCTTCGCCGTAGACCAGTTGAGCGACCTGCTGTTTTTCCTGTGCGCATTGGCGGCAGTGCTGGTATTCACCCTCTCCCACAGCGTCAGCCCGAATCTGGAAATGTCGCTGATCACCAGCGGCGTGCTGCTGGGCGGATTGTTCTTCGGAGTCGTGCTGCTGGCGCGCTTCCAGCGCCGGGTAATCCGTGCCAATGGACGGCTACTCAGACGCCTGGGGATGAAATCGCGTGCCCGGCTGCACTGGGCGCGGAAGTTGCTGCACTTTCGCGACACACTGCTCAGCAGCCTGCGCCAGCCCAGGCGGCGTCTTGCACTGATTTTCTTCCTCACCTGCTGCCATTGGACGCTGCGCTTCTCGGTGCTCTATCTCGTCCTGAGCGCGATGAACGTGGACCTGCATTGGGCCTGGACCTTCCTGATCCAGCTAATCTCGCTGGCCGCCGGGCTGGCCATGCTGCTGCCCGGCGGCGCCGGCGGCACCGAGTTGACTTCCGCCGCCCTGCTGGCGCCCCTGGTGGGCAAATCCACGGCAGCCGCGGCCATCCTCATCTGGCGCGTGGTGACTTACTACTTCTATCTGGTGATGGGCGCACCAGTCTTCGCCCTGCTCGCCGGGCGGCCTTTGCTGCGCAAGCTGATGGGGGCACGGGAAAGCGCCTGA
- the purU gene encoding formyltetrahydrofolate deformylase, whose amino-acid sequence MRTFRLVIACPDGVGIVAKVSNFLATYNGWITEASHHSDNDNGWFFMRHEIRADSLPFDLDGFRQAFAPIAREFSMEWRITDSSVKKRVVLMASRESHCLADLLHRWHSGELDCEIPCVIANHNDLRSMVEWHGIPYFHVPVDSKNKQPAFEEVSRLIDEHQADNVVLARYMQILPPDLCQKYRHQVINIHHSFLPSFVGAKPYHQASLRGVKLIGATCHYVTEELDAGPIIEQDVVRISHRDNIEDLVRLGKDVEKLVLARGLRYHLEDRVLVHDNKTVVFD is encoded by the coding sequence ATGCGCACTTTCCGACTGGTGATCGCCTGCCCCGACGGGGTCGGGATCGTCGCCAAGGTGAGTAATTTCCTGGCCACCTACAACGGCTGGATCACCGAGGCCAGTCATCATTCCGATAATGACAACGGCTGGTTCTTCATGCGGCACGAGATTCGCGCCGACTCCCTGCCGTTCGATCTGGATGGCTTCCGCCAGGCCTTCGCGCCGATCGCGCGCGAGTTCTCGATGGAGTGGCGTATCACCGACTCCTCGGTGAAGAAGCGCGTGGTGCTGATGGCCAGCCGCGAGTCGCATTGCCTGGCCGACCTGCTGCACCGCTGGCACAGCGGCGAACTGGATTGCGAGATTCCCTGCGTGATCGCCAACCACAACGATCTGCGCAGCATGGTGGAGTGGCACGGTATTCCGTACTTCCACGTACCGGTGGATTCGAAGAACAAGCAACCGGCCTTCGAAGAAGTGTCGCGCCTGATCGACGAACACCAGGCAGACAACGTGGTGCTGGCGCGCTACATGCAGATCCTGCCGCCGGATCTGTGCCAGAAATACCGCCACCAGGTAATCAACATTCATCACAGCTTCCTGCCGTCCTTCGTCGGCGCCAAGCCTTACCACCAGGCTTCGCTGCGTGGCGTGAAGCTGATCGGCGCGACCTGCCACTACGTGACCGAGGAGCTGGACGCCGGCCCGATCATCGAGCAGGACGTGGTGCGCATCAGCCACCGTGACAATATCGAGGACCTGGTACGCCTGGGCAAGGACGTGGAGAAGCTGGTGCTGGCTCGCGGCTTGCGCTACCACCTGGAAGACCGCGTGCTGGTGCACGACAACAAGACCGTAGTGTTCGACTGA
- the mvaT gene encoding histone-like nucleoid-structuring protein MvaT, translating to MSLINEYRATEEAIKELQERLKSLEQDDKLKKELEFEEKLRALMASYGKSLRDIIALLDPDAKLSKSPRAAKGTVSKRARKVKQYKNPHTGEVIETKGGNHKTLKEWKAKWGADTVESWATLLG from the coding sequence ATGTCGCTGATCAACGAGTACCGTGCCACCGAAGAAGCCATCAAGGAACTTCAAGAACGCCTGAAATCCCTCGAGCAGGACGACAAGCTGAAGAAAGAGCTTGAGTTCGAGGAGAAACTCCGCGCTCTGATGGCCAGCTATGGCAAGTCCCTGCGCGATATCATCGCCCTGCTCGATCCGGATGCCAAACTGAGCAAGTCGCCGCGTGCGGCAAAGGGCACCGTCAGCAAGCGCGCACGCAAGGTGAAGCAATACAAGAACCCGCACACTGGCGAAGTCATCGAAACCAAGGGCGGCAACCACAAGACCCTCAAGGAATGGAAGGCCAAGTGGGGCGCCGATACCGTTGAGAGCTGGGCCACCCTGCTGGGCTAA